CCTGCCTGGCCGCTCGGCCTTACCGAACTCGAGCCCTCATACGAAGCCGTCGAAGAAAAGTTGCGCCTGAGAGGCGGCAACGACAGCTCCAGGCTGGCGCCGGACAGTCTCATCCATACCATGCTTACGCCGCGGCCCGAAGAGGCCGCGATGATCTCGGCGCTTCAGGACCGGTTGCCCGACCTGCATCCCATTCTCGGCCGCTACGCACCGCCGCTGGACTGGGTCGCGATGGCGGCCGAAACCGGACGCCTGACGCTGGCCACGGGCGCCATCGTCGATCGCGTGCACCGGGATGGCAAGGGCTGCGTGACCGGCGTCGGCTGGATCGATGGCCGCAGCGGCAAACGCCGGTCGGCGGAAGCGCCGATTGTCTTCCTGTGCGCCTCGGCGTTCGAAACCACACGTATTCTTCTGATGTCGCGCGATCCCGCCGACCGGGACGGTCTCGGCATGCATTCCGACGCCCTCGGACGCTTCGTCATGGACCACGCCGTTGCCAGTTGCGCTGGCCAGGTCGATGTGCGGAAGGGTGACGAGACGACGGAAGCCGAGCATGGCCGCTGCCTCTATGTCCCGGCCATGGCGCAGGTAGACCACCCCGCAACCGGCGAGGCGCTCGAAGGCCCCTTCGGCATGCAGTTCCATCGCCAGCCGACAGGCGAGCACCGAGCCCGGATCGATATCGTCGGTTTCTCCCCGATGCGCCCTCGCCCGGAGAACCGTGTGACTTTGTCGTCGCGGAAGGACCGGTTCGGCATTCCTGTCCTCAGCATCGACTGCCGCTATGACAATGCCGACCTCGCCATTGCCCGCCACATGCTCGAAACCGTGGACGAAGCGGCCCGTGCGCTTCATGTCGACATCGACTATCTCAGCAAGGAGATAGCGCCGCCGGGCACCGGCATCCACGAGTGCGGCACTGCGCGGATGGGGTCCGACCCGTCGACATCGGTGGTCGATGCCAACGGCGAGTGCTGGGACACCAAGGGGCTCTATGTCACCGATGCAGCCGCGTTGCCGTCGCTCGGCGTCCAGAATCCGACTCTGACGATCATGGCTTTGTCGGCGCGGGCCGCTGCGCACGCATCCCGCCAGCGGCTCGGGCGGGCGGCCGATCCCGAACGCCGACGGGTCGAAGAGCTCATTTGACGATCCCGGTCGCTATGCGGCGCATGAGTGCGGACGGATAGTTCATCCCCAGGTTCACCACGCAGGTACGGTCCAGTATGTCGAGCGTCCTGGAACACATGTCACGGTCGTAGCGGATTTCCCGGTTCGCCCAGGCCCAGGGGTTCAGCTTCGGGTGGGACGTACGCTGGGCAAGGATGGGCTCCCAGTTCGTATAGACGTGCTTCGAGCTGTCGCGCAGGCGATTCCACACGCCACGGCGCGCCTGCAACTCGACGGCCGCCTCCTTCGACGGGGCCAGCAGCGTCAGGCTGACGGCGTTGTCGGAATCGTTATGGGGCGTCACGCAGAAGCTGGAACTGCCGGATAGGATCTCGGCCATCATGGCGCGCCGCTTGCGCATACGCTCCAGCATGGGCCCGACCTTCTTCAGTTGCACCGACAGCATCGCGGTCTGGATTTCGGTTACCTTGTAGTTGACGCCGATGAGGGCCGGTTCCTCGAGCGGCTTTTCGTGGTCGCGGATCAGGTCACCGAGGTCGTGGTAACCCCGGGCCCTGGCAAAATAGCGGCTGTTGCCCGTCAGCACGGCACCGCCTTCGCCGATATTCATGTTCTTCATCTTGTTGAAGCTGTAGGCGCCGAGGTCACCGATCGCGCCCAAATACCGCCCCCTGTATCGGACGCCGACGGCCTGGCAGGCATCCTCGATGACGACCAGTCCGCGCCTTGCGGCGATGGCCATGACGCTATCCATGTCGCACGGCGCATTGCCCATGTGGACCGGCATGATGGCCCGCGTATAGGGCGTGATCTTGCGCTCGATGTCGTGGGGGTCGATGGTCAGCGTTTCGTCGATATCGACGAAGATCGGCACCGCGCCGACAATGACGACGGCCGCGGCCGTGGCCATCCATGTATAGGCCGGCACGAGAACCTCGTCACCGGGCCCGATCCCTGCGCCGACCAGCGCCGATATCAGCGCGGCCGTTCCCGACGAGACCGCCAGCGCGTGCCGGGCACCGGTCATCTCGGCCAGCCGATGTTCGAAGGCGTTGGTGAAGCGTGCCTCCCTGCCATGGCGCGTCAGGTGACCCTGCGCGATCGCGCGGCCGGCGGCGATCCACTCCTGCATTCCCATCGATGGCACTTGAACTCCTCCGGCCCTGAGGCCTGTCCTCGTCTACTGAGGATGCCATCTTCCCTTTCCAGACGGAGTTGGCAGCGCGAACTTCCTGCCGAGACATTACCAAAAAGGCGTAGTCGCCTTATGGGAAAACAACCTTAGATTGCACGCATACAATACTATGGATATGTCACATCCAAGTCTGCAGCCGCCGTATCCGGGTCCAACTCCCTGGTAGCGCGTATTCATGCGTGAAAGCTGGAAAGCCATGACGACAGATGCCTCCAGCGAGCGGGTCGTTCGCATTTCCCTGATGTTCGCGATCGTCTTCGGCGCGTGCCTCGTCGGCATATTCTCGCGCCCGGTCGGTCTTCTGGCCGCGTTCTGGCCAGCCAACGCCATCGTCGTCGGCCTGTTCGCCCGCTACCGCAAGCTCGGACAGCCGCTGGAATGGGTCGCGGTGGCCGCAGGCTTTGTGGCGGCGGACCTGGTAACCGGAAGCACGATCAGCGCCGCGCTGCTGCTGAACGCGGCCAACCTCGTCGGTATCGCAGCAGGTGTCGTCATGTTGCGTGGGATGTCGCCCCAGGAGTTTCGGCTTCGGCGCCCCAATTCCGTGATCAAGCTGGCAGCAGCAGCCTGCGTCCCGGCCATGATCACCTCGACCTGCGGCGCCCTGGCGTCCAATGCGCTTTTCGGTCATGCCCTGACCGCCTCTTTTGCACAGTGGCTTTCGGCCGAGATGACAAGCTACGTGGCCATCTTGCCCTTTATCGCGACGTTTCCCCATCGGTGGCGTCGCGCCCTGAGGCAGCACAACTCCGATCGGACGTCGGTGCGGCGCCTGGCGGCCCCGACACTGACATTCGGCTTGTGCTGCCTGTTCGGCGTCGTGGTCGGCGGGCCGGGAGCCGTTTTCTTTCCGCTTCCGGCATTGTTGTGGTTTGCGATCTCCCTGCCGCTCTTCACCAACACCATCGTCCTTCTTCTGTACCTGGTGCTTGCCAATGTCGCGATCGCCTCCGGGCTGGTCGATATGCGCGTCGATCTGGCCGACGCGCGCAATATCGTCTCGCTCCGGTTCGCGCTGACGCTGCTGATCCTCGGCCCTCTGGCCGTCTCGTCCATCAGCTCAAGCCGCCTGGTCCTGATGCGGCAGTTGCAGAAGGCGCTGGCAACGGACTCTCTGACGGGAGCCCTGTCTCGGCCGGAATTTCTGCGCCGCGCCGGCAGCGCTGCGGCGCAGGCACGATGCGCCGTCCTGGTGCTCGATGTCGACCGCTTCAAGTTGATCAACGACACCTACGGCCATGCGGCCGGCGATGCCGCCCTGCGCAGCTTCGCCGACGCCGTGCGCAGAGCGCTGCGCGACGGTGACCACTTCGGCCGCATGGGCGGCGAGGAATTTGCCCTCATCCTGCCGAACACGCGAACGCGCGAGGCTTTCCTGTTCGCGGAGAGGCTAAGAGAGGCGATATCCTTCATGACGATCGAGATGCGCGAGGTTCGCGCGTTCGGCATCACGGTCAGCATCGGCCTGAGCTCGACCGAACCGGGCGGAAACAGCCTGTCCGACGCGCTGCAGAAGGCCGACAGGCTTCTCTACTCGGCCAAGAAGGGCGGCCGCAACCGGGTGATGTCCGAGCTTGTCCCCGCCTGAACAAGGCGCTACGCCATCCGCATGGAAAGTCCCTGCCTGAATATCTGCACCTTCGACAAGCGCCTTGGCATTTGCACGGCATGCCGGCGCACGATCGACGAGATCGCGCGTTGGGGCAGCATGAGCGATGCCGAGCGCGCCGCCATCATGGCGGCTCTTCCCCGCCGACGCCGGTAAGGGAACGAAACACGGGATCGCCGCATTATCGCCCAAATGATGAAAGTGCGTTAACCACGGGGCGGTGATCATGGTCAGCATGGCGGTGGATACGGTCGAAACCTTCATCGTGCCCGACGAGGTCATGGTGCGCCGGCGTGTGCTGCCGGCAGGGCGCTATCGCGGCCATCACCGCGGGTCCATCTGGGAAATCCTCCTCAGCGACGATGAGCGGCGGGAGTTCGGTTATCGACGACCGGCGCTCAATGTCACGCAACTGGTTTCGGAAGGCTATGTCCTGACGGAGCGCGCCTCTGCCTGACGCTCAGCGATCGCGCAGATACTTGATCACAGCCGAGAAATCTTCGCCGCCACCGCCTGCGGCGTCGAACGCGGCGTAGATTTCCTCGGCGTGGTGGCCCAAAGGCGTCGCCGCCCCCGACCCCTCCGCAGCCGCCCGCGCCAGCCCCAGATCCTTAAGCATCAGCGCGGCCGCGAAGCCGGGCTTGTAGTCGCGGTTTGCCGGCGAACCCGGCACCGGCCCGGGCACCGGGCAGTAGGTTGTCAGGGACCAGCATTGGCCGGACGACGTCGAGGCCACGTCGAACAGCGCCTGGTGCGACAGGCCCAGCTTCTCGGCCAGCACGAAGGCTTCCGCCACGCCAATCATCGAAATGCCGAGGATCATGTTGTTGCAGATCTTGGCCGCCTGCCCCGCACCTGCGGCGCCGCAATGGACGATCCGCCTGCCGACGCGCGTCAATACGGGCTGTGCGGCCGAGAAGGCTTCGGCCGACCCCCCGCACATGAGCGTCAGCGTGGCCGCTTCCGCGCCGACCGTGCCGCCGGATACCGGCGCATCCAACGACAGCATGCCGGCCGAGGCGGCCATCCGGTGGGCCTCGCGCGCGCTGTCGACATCGATGGTCGAGCAGTCGACCAGCAGCGTGCCCGGGGCAGCAAGCGACGCAAGGTCGGTCCAGACACCGATGACGTGACGGCCTGCCGGAAGCATGGTGATGACGGCCTGTGCGTCGGCCACGGCATCGGCCAGCCCCGTGGCCAGCGGCAGTCCGGCATCCTGCGCGGCGGCGCGGGCGCCCTCCGCAAGATCGAAGCCGATGACCCGATAGCCGGCCGCCTCCAGATTGAGGGCCATGGGCAGCCCCATATTGCCGAGGCCGACGAAGGCGATCCGCATGCTCATCCCCTGTCTCCTAGTGCGCCAGGATCATGCGCGCCGCCTTTTCGGCGATCATGACCGTGGGCGAGTTGGTATTGCCGGACGTGATCGTCGGCATGATCGAGGCGTCGGCCACGCGCAGGCCGTCGACGCCGCGGACCCGAAGGCGCGGGTCCACCACCGAATCCGGATCGCTTCCCATCCGGCAGGTGCCGACCGGGTGAAAGATGGTCGTGCCGATATCGCCGGCAGCGCGTTCGAGCTCTTCCTGGGTCTCGAAGGACGGACCGGGCTTGAACTCCTGCGGGCTGTAGCGTGCGAGCGCCGGCTGGCCGACGATGGCCCGGGTGATGCGAATGGAATCGGCAGCGACGCGCTTGTCCGCTTCCGCCGACAGGTAATTGGGGCGGATGGCCGGCTGCTGCCGGTGGTCGGGCGACCGCAGATGTACGCTGCCCCGGCTTTCGGGCCGCAGGTTGCAGACGCTGGCGGTGAAGGCCGGGAAGGAATGGACGTTCTCGCCGAACTTCTCGAGACTGAGGGGCTGCACGTGATATTGCAGGTTGGCCGTCTCGAAGGCCGGATCCGACCGCGTGAAGACGCCGAGCTGGCTGGGCGCCATGGACATCGGACCCGAGCGCGATACGGCATATTCCAGGCCGATCATCATCTTGCCGCCCATGGTGGAGGCACGCTCGTTCAGCGTGCGGATGCCCGACACCTTGTAGGCACAGCGCAGTTGCAGGTGGTCCTGCAGGTTCTCGCCGACGGCCGGGCGGTCGACGACCGTCTCGAGGCCCGCTTCCCTGAGCACGCTGCCGCTGCCGATCCCGGACAGTTCCAGGATGTGCGGGGAGCCGATGGCACCGGCACTCAGGACAACCTCGGCACGGCAGGCCGCCTTGCGTATGGCGCCGCCCATCTCGTACTCCACGCCGACGGCGCGTCCGTCCTCGATCAACAGGCGACGCACCTGCGCTCCTGTCTGCACGGAAAGGTTCGGCCGCTTCTCGGCCGGCCGCAGGAATGCCTTGACGGTGTTCCAGCGCACGCCGCGCTTCTGGTTGACCTTGAAGTAGGACGAGCCTTCATTGTCGCCGCGGTTGAAATCCTCGATTTTCGGAATGCCGTATTGCGCGGCCGCCTCGCGGAAGGCATCGAGGATATCCCAGTGCAGCCTGGCGGTTTCTACACGCCATTCGCCGCCCGTACCGTGCATGACGTCGGCCCCGGCATAATAGTCTTCGCTGGCGCGGAACAGCGGCAGCACGTCGTCCCAGGCCCAGCCCTCGCAGCCCATCTGGCGCCACAGGTCGTAGTCCCGGGCCTGGCCGCGCATGTAGATCATGCCGTTGATGGACGAGCAGCCGCCCAGCACCTTGCCACGCGGATAGCCCAGCGCGCGGCCATTCAGGCCGGCCTCCGCCTCGGTGGAAAAGCACCAGTCCGTGCGCGGGTTGCCGATGCAGTACAGATAGCCGACCGGAATGTGGATCCAGGCGTAATTGTCGCGCCCGCCCGCTTCCAGCAGCAACACGCTGCGTGTGCCGGCGGATAGCCGGTTGGCGAGCGTGCAGCCGGCGGTACCGCCGCCCACGACGATGTAATCGAATGTATCGGTCATGATGTCAGGCGCCGAGGCGCTCCATGATGCGCCGGCCGAATCTGGAGTTCTGGAACTCGCCCACGATGCCCCGGCGAAACACCAGCACGCACACCATGAAGATCAGGCCGGTAATGATGGTGACGGGGAAGGACGAGGTGGCAAGGTAGTTCTGAAGTGTCACCACGATGGCCGCCCCGAAGAACGGGCCGAGCATGGTGCCGATGCCGCCGAGCAGCGTCATCAGGATCACCTCGCCCGACATCTGCCATGCGACGTCCGTCAGCGTCGCGAACTGGAAGACCAGCGCCTTGACCGAGCCCGCCAGCCCGGCCAGCGTCGCCGACATCACGAAGGCGGCGAGCTTGTAGGAATTGACCGAATAGCCGAGCGAGATCGCGCGGTTTTCGTTTTCACGGATCGACTTCATGATCATGCCGAAGGGCGATTGCACGATGCGATGGATGGCGAACATGCCGACCAGGAAAACCGCGAGCACGAAATAGTACATGTTCAGGCTCTGGCCGAGGTCCAGGAAGCCGAACAGCATGCCGCGCGGCACCGCCTGGATGCCGTCCTCGCCATGGGTAAAGGGCGCCTGCAGGCAGAAAAAGAAGAACATCTGCGCCAGCGCCAGCGTCACCATGGCAAAGTAGATGCCCTGCCTGCGGATGGCCAGGAAGCCCATGACGAGGCCCAGCAACGCAGCGCCCGCCATGCCGACGAGAATGCCGAGTTCCGGCGACAGGCCCCAGACCTTCACCGCATGGGCGGTGAAATAGGCTGCCCCGCCGAAGAAGGCCGCATGCCCGAAGGACAGGAGGCCGGTATAGCCGAGCAGCAGGTTGAAGGCCGATGCGAAGAGCGCGAAGCACAGGAGCTTCATCAGGAAGACCGGGTACAGGGTCATCGGCGCGAGGATCAGGGCCCCGATCGCGATGGCCAGCAACGCCAGTCGCATCGGCGCCGCGCCCCGGCGTTCGGTGGCCGCTACGCCATATGTCGCGTTTGCCAATGTCAGGCCCTCCCGAACAGGCCGGCGGGCCGTACCAGCAGCACCAGCGCCATGATGACGAAGACGACGATGTTGGACGCCTCCGGATAGAAGACCTTGGTCAGCCCCTCGCACAGCCCCAGCAGATACCCGGTGACGATGGCCCCGCCGATGGAACCCATGCCGCCCACCACCACGACGGCGAAGACGATGATGATGATGTTGGAGCCCATCAGGGGGCTGACCTGGTAGACGGGCGCCGCGAGGATGCCCGTCAGCCCGGCCAGCGCCGCGCCGAGGCCGTAGGTGAAGGTGAGCAGCAGCGGCACGTTGATGCCGAAAGCACGCACCAGGGTTGGATTTTCGGTTGCGGCGCGCAGATAGGCCCCGAGCTTGGTCTTCTCGATCAGCAGCCAGGTTGCCAGGCACACGATCAGCGATGCGACCACGATGAAGCCGCGATAGTTGGGCAGGAACATGAAGCCGAGATTGGTGCCGCCCGCCAGTTGCGGCGGCGGCGCATACGGCTGGCCGGATGCGCCGGAATAATAGCGGAACGTGCCTTCGAGCACGAGCGCAAGGCCGAAGGTGAACAACAGCCCGTAGAGGTGGTCGAGGTCGTAGAGACGCGACAGAGCCAGCCTCTCGATCAACGCGCCGGTCAGGCCGACGATCAGCGGCGCCAGGACGAGCGAAGGCCAGAAACCGATGCCGCCATAGGCCAGCAGAAGATAGCCGGCGAAAGCGCCGAGCATGTATTGCGCGCCATGGGCGAAATTGATGATGCGCAACAGGCCGAAGATGACGGCAAGGCCAAGGCTGAGCATGGCATAGAAGGAGCCGTTGATCAGCCCGACCAATAATTGCCCCATCAGGGCCTGGACGGGCACGCCGAAGATCATGGTCATGAGCTCAGACTCCCAGCACTTCGTTCAGGCGTTGCTGGTGATGGGCCAGATCCCGCGTGGCAAAACTGTCCACCACCGTGCCGTGGTCCATCAGGTAGAAACGGTCGGCGACCCGCGCCGCGAAGCGGAAATTCTGCTCCACCAGTAGGACGGTCAATCCGCGCTTCTTCAGTTCGATCAGGATTTCGCCGATCCGCTCCACGATCACGGGTGCCAGCCCCTCGGTGGGTTCGTCCAGGAGCAGCAGCCGCACGCCGGACCGCAGCATGCGCGCGATCGCCAGCATCTGCTGCTCGCCACCCGACAGTTTCGTCCCGCCGGAGGCCCGCCGCTCGTGCAGGTTGGGGAAAAGATCGTAGATTTCGTCGAGGGTCATGCCGCCCTTGCCGACGACTGGCGGCAGCGTCAGGTTTTCCTCTACCGTCAGCGAGGCGAAAATGCCGCGCTCTTCCGGCACGAAGCCGATGCCGTGATGCGCGGTGCGATGCAATGGCACCGGCATCATGTCGCGGCCATCGAAGCGGATGGTCCCGGTGCGCTTCGGGATGATGCCCATGATGGCGCGCAGCGTGGTGGTTTTGCCGACGCCGTTGCGGCCGATCAGCGTGATCGTCTCGCCGCTGGCGATGTCCAGGTCCACGCCATGCAGCGCATGGCTTTCGCCGTACCAGGCGTTCAGGCCGCGCACCGACAGGAGCGCCGGCCCGGCATCGGTCGATCGATGGGAGGTGGCGGCGTGGCTCATTCCTGTGTCCCCATATAGGCGGTTCGGACGCGTGGATCGCTGGACACCGTCTGGTAGTCACCGGCCGCCAGGATCTCGCCGCGCTGGAGCACGGTGATCCGCTGGCACAGATTGGCGACGACCTTGAGGTTATGCTCCACCATCAGGACGGAGCGGTCCCGTCCGACACGCCGGATGAGCTCCGATACCGTGCCGATATCCTCCTGCCCCATGCCGGCCATCGGCTCGTCGAGCAGCAGCACCTTCGGGTCGAGCGCCAGTGTGGTTGCGATCTCGAGAACGCGTTTGCGCCCATAGGACAGATCCGCGGCCAGCGCGTTCCGCGCCTCCGCCAGCCCGACTTCTTCAAGAAGTTCCAGCGCCCGCGCGTTCAACACGTCGAGGGCGGATACCGGCCGCCAGAACTGGGTGGCCAGACCGCGCGGCCGCTGTAGCGCCACCCGGACGTTTTCGAGAACGGTCAGGTGAGGAAAGGTCGCCGAAATCTGGAAAGATCGGACAAGCCCCTTGCGCGCCACCGCGGAGGGCGAGGCACGGGTGATATCCTGGCCGTCGAAGGTGATCTGCCCGCGCGTCGGCTGCAGGAACTTGGTCAAAAGGTTGAAGACCGTGGTCTTGCCGGCTCCGTTCGGCCCGATAAGGGCATGGACCTCTCCGTGCCGCACGTCGAGATCGACGTTGTTGACGGCGGTGAACCCTCCGAAGTCACGACGCAGTCCGCGGCAGGACAGGAGCACAGCCCCTGCCTCGCCGGCTTGCGCCCCACCGTCCGGGTGCGGCTGGTCAATCATCGGCGCCCCCATGCCGCTTACTGCGTCACGAGCGGGCAGCCGCTTTCCTCGGCGGACAGATAGGCCTGGTCGCCCGGGATGGTCGCAAGCACCTTGTAGTAATCCCAGGGCTTGGTGCTTTCGTCCGGCGACTTCACCTCCATCAGGTACATGTCGTAGACCATGCGCCCATTGGCCAGCACCTTGCCGCCACGCCCGAACACGTCGTCCACCGGCATTTCATGCAGCGCCTTGGCGACCGCCTCCGTCTCGTCGGTGCCGGCCTTCTGGATCGCCTTGAGATATTGGGTGACGGTGGAGTAGGTGCCCGCCTGCACCATGTTCGGCATGCGCTGCGTGCGCTCGAAGAAGCGCTGCGAAAATTCGCGGCTTTCGTCGTCACGGTCCCAGTAGAACCCCTCGGTCAGCGTAATGCCCTGCGCGGCCTGCAGGCCGAGGCCATGCACCTCCGCCAGCGTGAACAGGAGCGCCGCCAGTTTCTGGCCACCCTGCACGATGCCGAATTCCGATGCCTGCTTGACGGTGTTGGCAGTATCCAGGCCTGCATTGGCCATGCCGATCACCTTTGCGCCGGATGCCTGAGCCTGCAGCAGGAAGGAAGAATAGTCGGTATTGGACAGCGGATGGCGTACCGATCCCAGCACCGTGCCCCCGTGCTCGGTCACGAATTTCGTCGTCTGCTCTTCCAGCGAATAGCCGAAGGCGTAGTCCGCCGTCAGAAAGAACCAGGTATCGCCGCCCTGCTCCACCAGTGCGCCGCCCGTGCCGACGGCCAGGGCGTGGGTGTCGTAGGCCCAATGGAACCCGTAGGGGCTGCACTGCTCGCCGGTCAGGGCCGTCGTGGCCGGCCCCGTCGCCATGGTGATCTTTTTCTTCTCCTTGGACAGGCCCTGGACCGCAAGCGCCACCGAGGATGTCGTCAGCTCCATGATGGTGTCGACATTTTCCGTATCATACCACTGACGGGCGATATTGGAGGCGACATCCGGCTTGTTCTGATGGTCGGCGGTGATCACCTCGATCTTCGCGCCGTTCACCGTTCCGCCGAAATCCTCCACTGCCATCAGCGCCGCCTCGTAAGACCAGCGACCGCCGAAATCGGCATAGACGCCGGACTGGTCGTTGAGGATGCCGATCTTGACGACATCGTCGGATATCTGCGCCATCGCCGGCATGGCGACGGCTGCCAGAAGGGCTGCGGTCAGGACGGACAGTTTGTGCATTGAGGAAGCCTCCCGGGGTGCCACGATTCAGGTCCACGGGAAATGCAGTATCGCGGCAAGAGCCACGACGACGCGTCGAGCGCCGCGATACATCCATCCTCCCGGCGCCCGCCGCGCTCTGTGTCGCGATCGGGCTGAAATTGGGCGGCTCCGTTTCCTGCGGTGAACCGGCCACAACCTCTGCGACGAGGCTAGCATCGGCATGATGCATCGCATATGGAATTTTCCGCACAAGATATGTACGCTTTCGTACAGGCAATTGTACGAAAGCGTGGCTCCATGCCGGGTATCGGGTTCGACTGGGACGACCTGCGTTATTTCCTGGCCGTGGCGCAGACCGGCCAGCTTTCGTCGGCGGCGCGGCGGCTGCGAAGCAATCACGTCACCGTATCTCGTCGGATCGACAGGCTCGAGCAGTCGTTATCGCTGCGCCTTTTCGAGCGCTCGCCGCGCGGCTACACGCTGACCGGTGTCGGAGAGCGTCTCGTCGCCCATGCGCAGGCGATGGAGCAGACCGCCGACGGTCTGCATGAGATCATCTCGGGCGAGGCGGCCGCCCTGCGCGGCGTCATCCGTCTATCGACCCCCGAAGGGTTCGGCAGCTTTTTCCTGTCGTCACGCCTGCCGGATTTCGCCTCGCGCAATCCCGGCCTCCTGATCGAGTTCATGACGCTGCAGCAGATCTTGTCGCTGTCCCGTCGCGAGGCCGATATTTCGGTCGCCCTGCATCCGCCGGCCGCCGGCCCCTATCAGGTCGAGAAGATCGCGCGCTATCGCCTGCTCGTCTATGCCAGCCGATCCTATCTGGAGCGGCACCCGCCAATCCGCAGCCGCGCCGAGGCGATGGAGCATCCCCTGGCGGGCTATATCGATGACATGATCTTTGCGCCGGGGCTGGACTATCTGCGCGACATCCTGCCCGGCAAACGCGCCGGCTACCAGAGTTCCAGCATCATCGCCCAGCTTGCCGCCGGGCTGGCGGGCTATGGCATGACGATCCTGCCCTACTTCATCGCGCGCGCCTATCCGCAGCTTGTGCCTGTCCTGCCGCAGGAGCTTCATATCGAACGGGAGTACTGGCTGTCGTGCCGCGAAGACCTTGCGGACGCGCCCCGCATCCGCGTCGTCCGCGACTTCATCCGAGGCGAGGCCGCCGCCTTCGAGGACATGTTCATGGCGCGCCCGATCCTGCAAGACTGACCTTCTTTCGCGGCCCCCCGCCATCGCCTAAGCTGCCGCGCACTGTCCGGAGACCGTCGCCCACATGCTGAAACCGATTGCCCTCATCCTCCTATGCCAGCTTGCCGGCGAAGCCGTCGCACACGGCTTCGGCATGCCCGTGCCCGGCCCCGTCATCGGGCTGCTCCTCCTCTTCGCTCTGCTTCTGGCAACCGGCAGCACCGGCGGCGGCGTACTCGACGCGGGGTCCGACGGCGGGCTGGGCGGTGTGGCCGACAGGATTCTCGGCATGCTGGGGCTTCTGTTCGTCCCGGCGGGCGTCGGCCTGGTGGATCATCTGGGGCTGCTGTCCGGCAACGCAATGGGTTTCGCAGCGGTGCTTGTCGTTTCGGTGGTCGTGACGCTGGTGGTGACGGTCGTCACCTTCGTGGGGGTCCACCGGCTGACGAAGGGCCGGGGCGACGCATGATCGGCACGCCGACCCCCTTCGAGCTGTGGGCCTATCTGTCCGCATCCCCGCTGCTGTGGCTGACGGTGACGCTGCTGGCCTGGCTTGTCGCCGACGAGGTCGCCATCCGCACCGGCCGCAATCCCGTGGCCAACCCGGTGTTGATCGCCATTCTCATCATCGCGGCGCTCCTGGCCATCACGGGCACGCCGTATCGAAGCTATTTCGACGGTGCGCAGTTCGTCCATTTTCTGCTTGGCCCGGCAACCGTGGCCCTCGCCATTCCGCTGTATCGCGCACGCCGCGTCATCATGGACAATTTCGTGCCGCTGCTGGCCGCCCTGGTCGTCGGTTCGGCAACGGCC
This genomic window from Aureimonas sp. OT7 contains:
- a CDS encoding ABC transporter ATP-binding protein, producing MIDQPHPDGGAQAGEAGAVLLSCRGLRRDFGGFTAVNNVDLDVRHGEVHALIGPNGAGKTTVFNLLTKFLQPTRGQITFDGQDITRASPSAVARKGLVRSFQISATFPHLTVLENVRVALQRPRGLATQFWRPVSALDVLNARALELLEEVGLAEARNALAADLSYGRKRVLEIATTLALDPKVLLLDEPMAGMGQEDIGTVSELIRRVGRDRSVLMVEHNLKVVANLCQRITVLQRGEILAAGDYQTVSSDPRVRTAYMGTQE
- a CDS encoding CidA/LrgA family protein — protein: MLKPIALILLCQLAGEAVAHGFGMPVPGPVIGLLLLFALLLATGSTGGGVLDAGSDGGLGGVADRILGMLGLLFVPAGVGLVDHLGLLSGNAMGFAAVLVVSVVVTLVVTVVTFVGVHRLTKGRGDA
- a CDS encoding branched-chain amino acid ABC transporter permease, which encodes MTMIFGVPVQALMGQLLVGLINGSFYAMLSLGLAVIFGLLRIINFAHGAQYMLGAFAGYLLLAYGGIGFWPSLVLAPLIVGLTGALIERLALSRLYDLDHLYGLLFTFGLALVLEGTFRYYSGASGQPYAPPPQLAGGTNLGFMFLPNYRGFIVVASLIVCLATWLLIEKTKLGAYLRAATENPTLVRAFGINVPLLLTFTYGLGAALAGLTGILAAPVYQVSPLMGSNIIIIVFAVVVVGGMGSIGGAIVTGYLLGLCEGLTKVFYPEASNIVVFVIMALVLLVRPAGLFGRA
- a CDS encoding branched-chain amino acid ABC transporter permease produces the protein MRLALLAIAIGALILAPMTLYPVFLMKLLCFALFASAFNLLLGYTGLLSFGHAAFFGGAAYFTAHAVKVWGLSPELGILVGMAGAALLGLVMGFLAIRRQGIYFAMVTLALAQMFFFFCLQAPFTHGEDGIQAVPRGMLFGFLDLGQSLNMYYFVLAVFLVGMFAIHRIVQSPFGMIMKSIRENENRAISLGYSVNSYKLAAFVMSATLAGLAGSVKALVFQFATLTDVAWQMSGEVILMTLLGGIGTMLGPFFGAAIVVTLQNYLATSSFPVTIITGLIFMVCVLVFRRGIVGEFQNSRFGRRIMERLGA
- a CDS encoding ABC transporter substrate-binding protein, with protein sequence MHKLSVLTAALLAAVAMPAMAQISDDVVKIGILNDQSGVYADFGGRWSYEAALMAVEDFGGTVNGAKIEVITADHQNKPDVASNIARQWYDTENVDTIMELTTSSVALAVQGLSKEKKKITMATGPATTALTGEQCSPYGFHWAYDTHALAVGTGGALVEQGGDTWFFLTADYAFGYSLEEQTTKFVTEHGGTVLGSVRHPLSNTDYSSFLLQAQASGAKVIGMANAGLDTANTVKQASEFGIVQGGQKLAALLFTLAEVHGLGLQAAQGITLTEGFYWDRDDESREFSQRFFERTQRMPNMVQAGTYSTVTQYLKAIQKAGTDETEAVAKALHEMPVDDVFGRGGKVLANGRMVYDMYLMEVKSPDESTKPWDYYKVLATIPGDQAYLSAEESGCPLVTQ
- a CDS encoding ABC transporter ATP-binding protein; this encodes MSHAATSHRSTDAGPALLSVRGLNAWYGESHALHGVDLDIASGETITLIGRNGVGKTTTLRAIMGIIPKRTGTIRFDGRDMMPVPLHRTAHHGIGFVPEERGIFASLTVEENLTLPPVVGKGGMTLDEIYDLFPNLHERRASGGTKLSGGEQQMLAIARMLRSGVRLLLLDEPTEGLAPVIVERIGEILIELKKRGLTVLLVEQNFRFAARVADRFYLMDHGTVVDSFATRDLAHHQQRLNEVLGV
- a CDS encoding LysR family transcriptional regulator, which produces MPGIGFDWDDLRYFLAVAQTGQLSSAARRLRSNHVTVSRRIDRLEQSLSLRLFERSPRGYTLTGVGERLVAHAQAMEQTADGLHEIISGEAAALRGVIRLSTPEGFGSFFLSSRLPDFASRNPGLLIEFMTLQQILSLSRREADISVALHPPAAGPYQVEKIARYRLLVYASRSYLERHPPIRSRAEAMEHPLAGYIDDMIFAPGLDYLRDILPGKRAGYQSSSIIAQLAAGLAGYGMTILPYFIARAYPQLVPVLPQELHIEREYWLSCREDLADAPRIRVVRDFIRGEAAAFEDMFMARPILQD